In Aedes albopictus strain Foshan chromosome 3, AalbF5, whole genome shotgun sequence, the following are encoded in one genomic region:
- the LOC109403414 gene encoding phenoloxidase-activating factor 2 has translation MKFYLSLVSAALLNVAFFGCVSLVHGQCTDGRCVGFAKCQSNFGGTNIFDLRIGAEVEGECDHYLEVCCDIKDIIDDNPQPPSPAPGPGGPGGPGGPGGPGGPGGPGGPGGPGGPGGPGGPGSSGSTFLDCGLRNPDGVGFRTINGRHNETEFAEFPWMVALLESQMLLDEMSQTFICGGSLIAPNVVLTAAHCVHQKDAGSLTVRAGEWDTRTENEVRPYQEQKVRSIIVQPNYNSATLFNDVALLVLEHPFQADDNVQLICLPPQGATFTDRNCYAIGWGKSNFDSDSYQVILKKVQLPMVSHPDCQTALRGTRLKGNYRLHNSFVCAGGEAGIDTCTGDGGSPLMCPFSGSETRFYQAGIVSWGIGCGTAGVPGVYAKNSMFTEWINQELQKHRVDGDLFD, from the exons ATGAAGTTTTATCTTTCGTTAGTTTCTGCAGCATTATTAAATGTTGCATTTTTTGGATGTGTGTCATTGGTGCACGGTCAG TGTACTGATGGTAGATGTGTTGGGTTTGCAAAATGTCAGAGTAATTTTGGAGGAACAAACATATTTGACTTAAG aATTGGTGCCGAAGTGGAAGGGGAATGTGATCACTACTTAGAAGTATGTTGTGATATAAAAGATATAATAGACGATAATCCTCAACCACCATCGCCGGCTCCGGGTCCTGGAGGTCCTGGTGGTCCTGGTGGTCCTGGTGGTCCTGGTGGTCCTGGTGGTCCTGGTGGTCCTGGTGGTCCTGGTGGTCCTGGTGGTCCTGGTGGTCCCGGGTCCTCCGGGTCCACATTCCTGGACTGCGGGCTTCGAAATCCAGATGGTGTTGGTTTCAGAACCATCAACGGCAGACACAACGAAACAGAATTTGCGGAATTTCCATGGATGGTGGCACTTCTGGAATCGCAAATGTTGCTAGACGAAATGTCTCAAACGTTTATTTGTGGAGGATCGCTGATCGCTCCAAACGTTGTGCTTACCGCTGCTCATTGTGTTCATCAGAAAGATGCTGGATCTCTCACTGTGCGTGCTGGTGAATGGGACACTAGAACGGAAAATGAAGTTCGTCCATACCAG GAGCAAAAAGTTCGCAGCATCATCGTGCAGCCAAACTACAATTCAGCAACGCTGTTCAACGACGTCGCCCTATTAGTTCTAGAACACCCATTCCAAGCAGATGATAACGTTCAGCTGATCTGTTTGCCTCCACAAGGCGCAACGTTCACCGACAGAAACTGCTACGCAATCGGATGGGGCAAATCCAACTTTGATTCCGACTCGTACCAAGTGATTTTGAAGAAAGTGCAACTACCCATGGTTTCACATCCGGACTGCCAGACTGCTTTACGAGGAACGAGGCTGAAGGGAAACTATCGATTGCATAACTCGTTCGTTTGCGCTGGTGGTGAAGCCGGGATTGATACCTGTACAGGTGATGGAGGATCGCCGCTGATGTGCCCCTTCAGCGGATCAGAGACCCGCTTCTACCAGGCAGGAATTGTTTCGTGGGGCATCGGATGTGGTACGGCAGGTGTACCCGGCGTTTACGCGAAGAATAGTATGTTCACAGAATGGATAAACCAAGAATTGCAAAAGCATAGGGTGGACGGAGATCTATTTGACTGA